Proteins encoded in a region of the Saccharothrix ecbatanensis genome:
- the nhaA gene encoding Na+/H+ antiporter NhaA, whose amino-acid sequence MSSSKRNAATEFARYLRTETVGGMILLAATAVALIWANSPLSGTYTALRDFHIGPESLHLSLSVGDWAKDGLLAIFFFVAGLELKRELVIGELNNFKAAILPVVAAVGGMVVPAAVALGVGWGEPGFERAWAIPVATDIAFALGVLAITASGLPNSLRLFLLSLAVVDDLGAIVLIAVLFTATFNLVAAAAAVALMALYAFLQHKRVTTPWLYVPIAVGTWAAVHAAGVHATIAGVALALLTRVRKDHYEHEAPALRLEHRLQPWSAAVAVPVFALFAAGVPVNGEALGALFSDRLALGVMLGLVVGKLVGIVGASALAVLFKAAVWPSGAGPRDIVAVAMLGGVGFTVSLLISDLALEGAAAEQAKAAVLLASLVASLLAAVLLVRRSRVHQRADEDD is encoded by the coding sequence TTGAGCAGCAGCAAGCGGAACGCCGCCACCGAGTTCGCGCGCTACCTGCGCACCGAGACGGTCGGCGGCATGATCCTGCTGGCCGCCACCGCCGTGGCGCTGATCTGGGCGAATTCGCCCCTGTCCGGCACGTACACGGCGCTGCGTGACTTCCACATCGGCCCGGAGTCGCTGCACCTCAGCCTGAGCGTGGGCGACTGGGCCAAGGACGGCCTGCTCGCGATCTTCTTCTTCGTCGCCGGGCTCGAACTCAAGCGCGAGCTCGTGATCGGCGAGCTGAACAACTTCAAGGCCGCGATCCTGCCGGTGGTGGCCGCGGTCGGCGGCATGGTCGTGCCCGCGGCGGTCGCGCTCGGCGTCGGCTGGGGCGAGCCGGGGTTCGAACGGGCGTGGGCGATCCCGGTGGCCACGGACATCGCGTTCGCGCTGGGCGTGCTGGCGATCACCGCGTCCGGTCTGCCGAACAGCCTGCGCCTGTTCCTGCTCAGCCTCGCCGTGGTGGACGACCTGGGCGCGATCGTGCTGATCGCGGTGCTGTTCACCGCGACGTTCAACCTGGTGGCGGCTGCCGCGGCGGTGGCGTTGATGGCGCTCTACGCGTTCCTCCAGCACAAGCGGGTGACGACACCCTGGCTGTACGTGCCGATCGCGGTCGGGACGTGGGCCGCCGTGCACGCGGCGGGTGTGCACGCCACCATCGCCGGCGTGGCGCTCGCCCTGCTGACGCGCGTGCGCAAGGACCACTACGAGCACGAAGCGCCCGCGCTGCGGCTGGAGCACCGGTTGCAGCCGTGGTCGGCGGCCGTCGCGGTGCCGGTGTTCGCGCTGTTCGCGGCCGGCGTGCCGGTGAACGGCGAGGCGTTGGGCGCGTTGTTCTCGGACCGGCTGGCGCTGGGCGTGATGCTCGGTCTGGTGGTGGGCAAGCTGGTCGGCATCGTCGGCGCGTCCGCGTTGGCGGTGCTGTTCAAAGCCGCGGTGTGGCCGAGCGGGGCCGGACCGCGGGACATCGTCGCGGTCGCCATGCTCGGCGGCGTCGGGTTCACCGTGAGCCTGCTGATCTCCGACCTCGCCCTGGAGGGCGCCGCCGCCGAACAGGCCAAGGCGGCCGTGCTGCTGGCGTCGTTGGTGGCCTCGTTGCTGGCCGCGGTGCTGCTGGTGCGTCGCAGCCGGGTGCACCAGCGCGCCGACGAGGACGACTGA
- the acs gene encoding acetate--CoA ligase, protein MTEPQAALDNLSTEHRTFPPSEEFAAQANATAALYEEASADREAFWAKQAERLSWDTKWDQVLDWSKAPFAKWFVGGKLNVAYNCVDRHVESGHGDQVAIHWEGEPGDSRVITYAELQREVSKAANALVELGVGAEDRVAIYMPMVPEAIFSMLACARVGAMHSVVFGGFSAEALRTRIEDSQAKLVITTDGQYRRGNPAALKPAVDEAVSKAKSVEHVLVVKRTSSDVDWTEGRDVWWHDLVERQSDQHTPEAFDSEHPLFILYTSGTTGNPKGILHTSGGYLTQASYTHHNVFDLKPDTDVYWCTADIGWVTGHSYIVYGPLSNRVTQVVYEGTPNTPHEGRHWEIVQKYGVSIYYTAPTLIRTFMKWGADIPAKYDLSSLRVLGSVGEPINPEAWIWYRETIGASKTPVVDTWWQTETGSIMISPLPGATTAKPGSAQRTLPGISAKVVDDQGNEVAKGGGGYLVLDQPWPGMLRGIWGDEARYRDTYWSRFADQGYYFAGDGAKYDADGDIWLLGRVDDVMNVSGHRISTTEVESALVSHPTVAEAAVVGATDPTTGQGIVAFVILRGGAAEGSDGATAIKALRDHVAKEIGPIAKPRQIMVVPELPKTRSGKIMRRLLRDVAENRQVGDVTTLADSSVMDLISKGLNSGASED, encoded by the coding sequence ATGACAGAGCCGCAAGCCGCCCTGGACAACCTGTCGACCGAGCACAGGACGTTCCCGCCCAGCGAGGAGTTCGCCGCGCAGGCCAACGCGACCGCCGCGCTGTACGAGGAGGCGAGCGCCGACCGCGAGGCGTTCTGGGCGAAGCAGGCCGAGCGGCTGTCCTGGGACACCAAGTGGGACCAGGTCCTCGACTGGTCGAAGGCCCCGTTCGCCAAGTGGTTCGTCGGCGGCAAGCTCAACGTCGCCTACAACTGCGTCGACCGGCACGTCGAGTCCGGCCACGGCGACCAGGTCGCCATCCACTGGGAGGGTGAGCCCGGCGACAGCCGCGTCATCACCTACGCCGAACTCCAGCGCGAGGTCTCCAAGGCGGCGAACGCCCTGGTCGAACTGGGTGTCGGCGCGGAGGACCGGGTCGCCATCTACATGCCGATGGTGCCCGAGGCCATCTTCTCCATGCTGGCGTGCGCGCGCGTCGGCGCGATGCACAGCGTGGTGTTCGGCGGCTTCTCCGCCGAGGCGCTGCGCACCCGCATCGAGGACTCCCAGGCCAAGCTGGTGATCACCACCGACGGCCAGTACCGGCGCGGCAACCCGGCGGCGCTCAAGCCGGCCGTGGACGAGGCCGTGTCGAAGGCGAAGAGCGTCGAGCACGTGCTCGTCGTCAAGCGCACGAGCAGCGACGTGGACTGGACCGAGGGCCGCGACGTCTGGTGGCACGACCTCGTCGAGCGCCAGTCCGACCAGCACACGCCGGAGGCGTTCGACTCCGAGCACCCGCTGTTCATCCTCTACACGTCGGGCACCACGGGTAACCCCAAGGGCATCCTGCACACCTCGGGCGGCTACCTGACCCAGGCGTCGTACACGCACCACAACGTGTTCGACCTCAAGCCGGACACCGACGTCTACTGGTGCACCGCCGACATCGGCTGGGTCACCGGGCACAGCTACATCGTGTACGGCCCGCTGTCCAACCGCGTCACGCAGGTCGTCTACGAGGGCACGCCCAACACCCCGCACGAGGGCCGGCACTGGGAGATCGTGCAGAAGTACGGCGTGTCGATCTACTACACGGCGCCGACGCTGATCCGCACGTTCATGAAGTGGGGCGCGGACATCCCGGCGAAGTACGACCTGTCGTCGCTGCGCGTGCTCGGCAGCGTCGGCGAGCCGATCAACCCCGAGGCGTGGATCTGGTACCGGGAGACCATCGGCGCGAGCAAGACGCCCGTCGTGGACACCTGGTGGCAGACCGAGACCGGCTCGATCATGATCTCCCCGCTGCCCGGCGCGACGACCGCCAAGCCCGGTTCGGCGCAGCGCACGCTGCCCGGCATCAGCGCCAAGGTCGTGGACGACCAGGGCAACGAGGTCGCCAAGGGCGGCGGCGGTTACCTGGTGCTCGACCAGCCGTGGCCGGGGATGCTGCGCGGCATCTGGGGCGACGAGGCGCGTTACCGCGACACGTACTGGTCGCGGTTCGCCGACCAGGGCTACTACTTCGCCGGTGACGGCGCGAAGTACGACGCGGACGGCGACATCTGGCTGCTGGGCCGGGTGGACGACGTGATGAACGTGTCCGGGCACCGGATCTCCACCACCGAGGTCGAGTCCGCGCTGGTCTCGCACCCGACGGTGGCCGAGGCGGCGGTGGTCGGCGCGACCGACCCCACCACCGGCCAGGGCATCGTGGCGTTCGTGATCCTGCGCGGCGGCGCGGCCGAGGGTTCGGACGGCGCGACAGCGATCAAGGCGCTGCGCGACCACGTGGCCAAGGAGATCGGCCCGATCGCGAAGCCGCGGCAGATCATGGTCGTGCCGGAGCTGCCGAAGACGCGCTCGGGCAAGATCATGCGCCGGCTGCTGCGGGACGTGGCGGAGAACCGGCAGGTCGGCGACGTGACCACGCTCGCGGACTCGTCGGTGATGGACCTCATCTCCAAGGGCCTGAACTCGGGCGCCTCTGAGGACTGA